One part of the Tunicatimonas pelagia genome encodes these proteins:
- a CDS encoding WecB/TagA/CpsF family glycosyltransferase, producing MRNANVFNAINYAITDYESASDTIIQQAEQRNSYGVFALPVHGLVEAVQNPAMREATRKAQMIVPDGQPIRWAMNFFHRVGLKDRVYGPTLTLHVLKKANAKELGIFLYGGNTEETLDKFANFIRNTYPNVTICGQYREEKADGNTLSADTINNSGAHIVLVGRGCPRQEIWVANQLDKVNAVMMAVGAAFSFHAGTVKQAPAWMQAAGLEWLFRLLMEPQRLWKRYLLTNGYFIYLFLKEIITPNRREKTVNQ from the coding sequence GTGAGGAACGCAAACGTATTTAATGCTATTAACTACGCCATAACCGACTACGAGTCGGCTAGTGACACCATTATTCAGCAAGCTGAGCAAAGGAATAGCTACGGGGTGTTTGCCTTGCCAGTGCATGGTTTGGTAGAAGCGGTTCAGAATCCAGCTATGCGTGAGGCAACTCGGAAGGCGCAGATGATTGTGCCCGATGGGCAACCTATTCGCTGGGCGATGAATTTCTTCCATAGAGTTGGGTTAAAAGATCGGGTATATGGCCCAACGCTAACTTTGCACGTGCTAAAAAAAGCAAATGCGAAGGAGCTGGGTATTTTTTTGTACGGTGGCAATACTGAAGAAACACTTGATAAGTTTGCCAATTTTATTCGCAATACCTATCCTAATGTGACTATCTGTGGTCAGTACCGAGAGGAAAAGGCTGATGGCAATACTCTTTCGGCTGATACTATCAATAATTCGGGGGCACATATCGTTTTGGTAGGGCGGGGGTGTCCTCGTCAGGAGATATGGGTAGCTAATCAACTAGATAAAGTAAATGCCGTCATGATGGCGGTAGGAGCCGCCTTCAGCTTTCATGCGGGTACGGTAAAACAGGCTCCCGCATGGATGCAAGCTGCTGGGTTAGAGTGGTTGTTCCGCCTACTTATGGAACCACAACGGCTCTGGAAGCGGTACCTACTAACTAATGGATACTTCATCTATCTTTTTTTAAAGGAAATTATTACACCTAACCGCCGTGAGAAAACTGTCAATCAGTAA
- a CDS encoding PKD domain-containing protein has product MKNQYVMQCMIGLASMIVWACQDDDPAIGYPDPVADFKPGVTTSFAGNPVLFPHELSEEATYYWNFGDGTQDTTHGWAPTHTYTQAGKYEVTLTVVRRDARDDTIKTIVVLPPFPQILAGETCKVWKLMKRYERKNADAPFQNIPLDSLDQNTHITFCADGSANDQNWYRGIDDNFRKWEYYHQKPQYTSLDVVTKLYSTSYVVDVQDGNLVFGDGSIHTSRWLWVFMEE; this is encoded by the coding sequence ATGAAGAACCAATATGTTATGCAATGTATGATCGGACTAGCGAGTATGATCGTATGGGCTTGTCAAGATGATGATCCGGCGATAGGCTATCCCGATCCGGTGGCTGATTTTAAACCGGGAGTTACCACCAGCTTTGCGGGTAATCCCGTTCTATTTCCCCACGAACTGAGCGAAGAAGCGACGTACTACTGGAACTTTGGCGATGGCACCCAGGACACTACCCATGGGTGGGCTCCGACGCACACTTATACTCAGGCAGGGAAATACGAAGTAACCCTTACCGTGGTAAGACGGGATGCCCGGGATGATACCATCAAGACAATAGTAGTTTTACCACCTTTTCCCCAGATATTAGCCGGGGAAACCTGCAAAGTCTGGAAGCTCATGAAGCGTTACGAGCGCAAAAACGCTGATGCCCCCTTTCAGAATATTCCATTAGATAGTTTGGATCAAAATACTCATATCACATTTTGCGCTGACGGTTCGGCAAACGACCAGAACTGGTACCGCGGTATAGATGATAATTTTCGAAAATGGGAATATTATCATCAGAAACCTCAGTATACCTCCCTTGATGTAGTGACCAAGCTTTATAGTACTTCTTATGTTGTAGATGTACAAGACGGGAACTTGGTATTCGGAGATGGCTCCATTCATACCAGTAGGTGGCTTTGGGTGTTTATGGAAGAGTAG
- a CDS encoding T9SS type A sorting domain-containing protein: MVTTMKYTIVLLTLLSCMVEVAFAQSNARYMPSSDPNLDPNWQWYKSYASQGGLDMWYRCEKATDCQGQSIGKVGNGVETPFFTSGHPLRTYDNEKDMYPEDGWMLAYRDFGTSTSAPNVPFFILYNRYRGVLRLLFRNIDQLSYSSMEASLQFLATTRTSALLAFNDDNAPCLNGYDPAIIQTYISKVAVYDGWGYADFNLFNYDPGLDRNIELRLAVNGVDLSTIKVNGDLSLNQVMDENVGTTQGSDFAKAFNTGTKYVKRAGDGVKKLKELVKDKNDDDAWWVPAIKQISGAAGFLPGAGQVLGLVSSLIFQDDAASPKPLNFKGDLAIEGTIENRKELFRLGLKLNHNAPTSSEYYRPVQYIPWGVFSLVEKPVIGTEACFIEGPSDSRGKCGFSLMNELKYTFNDNTGLSLVSMKAAFTFEDREPTGFYNIAMIENAGFFSGYRNPNGLALELKLRIKNSTRNTNRDITVYRVYPIQKEPRVPRNMKTMVGIDFDFRNNYYPFSANGHISPQTIVANNRIVAGQSFQVRYPYDDLEMIAGQEIVFTSGFEVILDEYNQDVEFIAVVPDFRDNEVARTNRNLLADVTFSQYLAPLSEKENKQVLTSRNVTNEYMANSNWVTEDKPGKEVNDAFNVTCFPNAFSESLTVRTQLRFPATVKVEIYDSQGMLVHTTVSDKVTNNGFETVWYPEGTTKSGIYFVKVSTDNKIVTQKVVLNR; this comes from the coding sequence ATGGTTACCACAATGAAGTATACTATTGTTTTACTTACGCTACTCTCGTGCATGGTTGAAGTAGCATTCGCCCAGTCCAACGCCCGCTATATGCCCTCCAGCGATCCGAATTTAGACCCCAACTGGCAGTGGTACAAATCCTACGCTTCCCAGGGCGGACTGGATATGTGGTATCGCTGTGAGAAAGCGACTGACTGTCAAGGGCAATCTATAGGAAAAGTGGGTAATGGTGTAGAAACACCTTTCTTTACTTCTGGTCACCCTCTTAGAACGTACGACAACGAAAAAGATATGTACCCGGAAGACGGGTGGATGTTAGCCTATCGTGACTTTGGTACTTCCACTTCAGCCCCTAATGTCCCTTTCTTCATCTTGTATAACCGCTATCGGGGAGTATTGCGTCTGCTGTTTAGAAACATAGACCAATTAAGTTATTCTTCTATGGAAGCAAGCTTACAATTTCTAGCAACTACCAGAACGTCGGCTCTGTTAGCATTCAATGATGACAATGCCCCCTGCTTGAACGGGTACGATCCGGCAATAATACAAACCTACATTAGCAAGGTAGCCGTTTACGACGGCTGGGGATACGCCGACTTCAACCTTTTCAACTATGATCCGGGATTAGACCGTAATATTGAATTACGTTTAGCTGTAAATGGTGTTGATCTCTCAACTATTAAAGTGAATGGCGATCTATCGCTCAATCAGGTGATGGATGAGAATGTGGGAACCACCCAAGGAAGTGATTTTGCCAAAGCGTTCAATACCGGAACAAAATATGTGAAGAGAGCAGGAGATGGGGTGAAAAAGCTGAAGGAGCTCGTGAAGGATAAAAACGATGATGATGCTTGGTGGGTACCTGCTATCAAGCAGATTAGCGGGGCGGCTGGTTTCTTACCCGGAGCAGGGCAGGTTTTAGGGTTGGTAAGTTCGCTGATATTCCAAGACGATGCAGCTTCTCCCAAGCCTTTAAACTTTAAAGGCGATCTGGCAATCGAGGGTACCATTGAGAACCGTAAAGAATTATTCAGGTTAGGACTCAAACTTAATCATAACGCACCTACTTCAAGCGAGTATTACCGGCCCGTACAGTATATTCCGTGGGGAGTGTTTAGTTTGGTAGAAAAGCCAGTCATAGGAACGGAAGCTTGTTTTATAGAAGGCCCCTCAGACTCGCGAGGCAAGTGCGGATTTTCATTGATGAATGAACTTAAATATACTTTTAATGATAACACTGGATTGTCGTTAGTTTCTATGAAGGCCGCCTTCACCTTTGAAGACAGAGAGCCTACAGGTTTTTACAATATTGCTATGATAGAAAATGCGGGTTTCTTCAGTGGGTACCGGAACCCCAATGGATTAGCCTTAGAGCTTAAGTTGAGGATAAAAAACTCTACCAGAAATACTAATAGGGATATTACAGTATATCGTGTCTACCCTATTCAAAAGGAGCCTCGGGTGCCCCGGAATATGAAAACAATGGTAGGCATAGACTTTGATTTTAGAAATAATTATTATCCTTTCAGTGCCAACGGGCATATCAGTCCTCAAACGATAGTTGCAAATAATCGTATTGTGGCTGGTCAAAGTTTTCAAGTGAGGTATCCCTACGATGATTTGGAAATGATAGCCGGACAGGAAATCGTATTTACTTCCGGTTTTGAGGTAATTCTGGACGAATACAATCAGGATGTTGAGTTCATAGCTGTCGTACCTGACTTCAGAGATAATGAGGTTGCCAGAACCAACAGGAATCTACTAGCAGATGTTACCTTTTCTCAGTATCTAGCCCCTCTTTCCGAAAAGGAAAATAAACAGGTGCTCACCTCTCGTAATGTAACCAACGAATACATGGCCAATAGCAATTGGGTTACCGAAGATAAACCTGGCAAAGAGGTAAATGATGCGTTTAACGTCACCTGTTTTCCGAATGCTTTTTCTGAAAGCCTAACTGTGCGTACTCAACTACGTTTTCCAGCCACTGTAAAAGTAGAGATTTACGACAGCCAGGGAATGTTAGTACATACAACCGTATCGGATAAGGTTACGAACAACGGGTTTGAAACCGTTTGGTACCCGGAAGGCACTACCAAAAGTGGCATTTATTTTGTCAAAGTATCTACTGATAATAAAATAGTGACCCAAAAAGTAGTACTAAATCGCTAA